TGCCGATCACGGTCAGCGCACGCATCAGCACCGGCACGCCCTTCACCAGCCCGCGCCCGACCGCCTGCGCCACCGCCGACGGGCGCCTGGCGAGATAGAGCCCGACATCGTCCGCCTTCACGATCAGCGCGACGACGCCGTAGACGCCGGCGGTGATCGCGATCGCGACGAGCGCCAGCGTCACCGCCTGCGTCAGGAGCGGCCGGTCGGCGACTTCGCGCAGCGCGATCACCATGATCTCCGCGGACAGGATGAAGTCGGTGCGGATCGCGCCCGAGACCTTCTGCTTCTCCAGCGCGACCGGATCGGTGACGGCCGCTTCCTCGACCTCGGCATGGCCGCCGGACACCGCCTCGATGACCTTCTCGGCGCCCTCGAAGCACAGGAACGCGCCGCCCAGCATCAGCAACGGCGCGAGCGCCCATGGCGCCACCGCACTCAGGATCAGCGCGGCGGGAAGCAGGAAGAGCAGCTTGTTGCGGATCGAACCCAGCGCGATCTTGCCGATGATCGGCAATTCGCGCTTCGGCGACAGGCCGACGACGTAACGCGGGGTGACGGCTGTGTCGTCGATGACGACGCCGGCCGCCTTCGTCCCCGCCTTGGCCGCGGCGGCGCCGACGTCATCGAGCGACGCCGCGGCGAGCCGGGTGAGGCCGGCGATGTCGTCCAGCAATGCGACCAGTCCGGATGCCATGAAACGTCCTTGGAAAAAGAGGATCAGCCGTCGGTCAGGCCGATGCCGATCGTCGCGCGCGCGGCCTCGGCTTCGTTGGAGACGACCGGATAGGCGCAATAATCGGCGGCGTAGAAGGCGCTGGGGCGGTGGTTGCCCGACCAGCCGATGCCGCCGAACGGTGCCGCGGAAGACGCGCCGTTGGTCGGACGGTTCCAGTTGACGATGCCGGCGCGCGCACCGGCCCAGAAACGGTCGAACAGCGCCGGCGTCTGGCTGATGAGCGAGGCCGACAGGCCGTAGCGGGTGTTGTTGGCCTCGGCGATCGCCGCGTCGAAATCGTCGGCGCGGACGACCTGCAGCAACGGGCCGAACAGCTCGATGTCGGGACGCTCGCCGGCGTCGGTGACGTCGATGATGCCGGGGGTGACGAACGGAAGATCCTCGACCGGTCGCGCCATATGCTGGATGGGGCGGCCGCCCTTCATCATCAACGCCAGGAAGCTTTCGGTCAGCCCGTCCGCCGCCTCGTTGTCGATGACGGGGCCCATGAACGGCTGCGGATCGTCGTGCGGCGCGCCGACGATCAGCCGGCGGGTCAGCCGCGCGAGTTCGTCGAGCAGCGGTTCCGCCAGCGTGTCCTGCACGATCAGCCGGCGCGCGGCGGTGCAGCGCTGCCCGGCGGTGGTGAAGGCGGACTGCACGATCAGCACCGCAGCGGCGTGCAGGTCAGGCGTGTCCCACACCACGATCGGATTGTTGCCGCCCATCTCGAGTGCGAGGATCTTCTCGGGCTTTTCCGCGAAGGCGCGGTTCAGCGCGATGCCGGTGCGCGCCGAGCCGGTGAAGAGCAGCCCGTCGATCCCGTCATGCGCGGCGAGCGCGCGCCCTTCGGTCGGGCCGCCGATCACCAGCCGCACCGTTTCGGGCGGGACGCCGGCGGCATGGAAGCAGTCGACCAGGAACGCGCCGGTCGCGGGCGTCTTTTCAGAGGGTTTGAAGACGACCGAATTGCCCGCGATCAGCGCAGGCACGATGTGGCCGTTGGGCAAGTGGGCGGGGAAATTGTACGGGCCGAGCACCGCGAGCACGCCGTGCGGCTTGTGACGGACCGCCATGCGCGTGTTCATCGGCGCGTCGAGCCGACGCTGCGCGGTACGTTCGGCATAGGCCGAGATCGAGATGTCGACCTTCGCGGCGACGGTGTCGACCTCCGTACGGGCCTCCCAGAGCGGCTTGCCTGTCTCGCGCGCGATCAGATCCGCGAAGGCGTCGGAGCGTTGACGGACGACGTTCGCGAAGCGCCGCAGCGCCTCCATCCGGAACGACAGCGACTTCGCCGCCCACGGCACGAAGCCGTCGCGTGCCGCGGCGACCTCCGCATCGACGTCGCTCGTCGCGGCACGCCACAATTCCACGCCGGTCGCGGGTTCGAAGGAAATCAGCTCAGCCATGCGCGTGGTCTTAGCCGTAACATTCGCCGTGGCGGAAGGGGGATCGTCAGGCGAGCGCGTCGCCCATCGTACGGATCGCGTCGATTTTGGCGTGGAAGCGCGTCCAGTCGTCGGCGGCGGCGACCGGCGCCCAGATCGCCTCGACCTCCTCGATCAGCATCGCACACGGTTCGCCCTGCCAATAGGCGTGGTCGCGTGCGCGCCGTGCGCCATAGGGCGCGAGCCGCGTGCGAACCTCGTCCCATTCGGTGCCGTAATGGGCGGGCAGGTCCTGCGCGAAGGCATCGAAGAAGAAACGGTCGACCGCCACGCCGGTGCCGCGCAGCGCGCGCTCGACCGACTGGACGACGGCGCGGTCCTCTTCCGCCGCACGCGGGCGGCGCCCGAGCCGCCAGAGCACCGCTGCGGCGATCGCGGGCTGATAATGCTCCGCGAAGCGATCGAGCGCGGCGATCAGCGGTTCGGACTCCGCGATCTGGCGCAGCGCGCCGGCCAGTTGCATGACATCCCACAGGATCGCCTCGGGCTGCCGGCCGAAGGCGTAGAGCCCGGCGTGGTCGAAATAGGCAGCGACGAACGCCGGATCCCATACCGGAGCGAATCGCCACGGGCCGTAGTCGAAGCTTTCGCCCGTGACGTTGATGTTGTCGGAATTGAGCACGCCATGGACGAATCCGGCGGCCATGTAGCGCGCGGCGAGGACGGCGGTACGCTCGACGACCAGTTCGAGCAGGCGTACCGGGTCCTCGCCTTCCTCACCGTAGAGTTCGCGCAGGACGTAGCCGGTGAGACGGCGCAGCGCATCCTCGTCGCGGTTATAGGCAAGCCGCTGGAACGTACCGATGCGGACGTGCGAATGGCTGAGCCGCACGAGCACCGCGCCGCGGGTCGGCGAAGGTTCGTCGTTGCGTTCCAGTGCTTCGCCGGTCTCGATCAGCGAGAAGCTGCGCGAGGTCGGGACGTTCAGCGCCTCGAGCATTTCGGTTGCCAGCACCTCCCGCACGCCGCCCTTCAGGGTCAGGCGACCATCGCCGAAGCGGCTCCACGGCGTCTGGCCGGAGCCCTTCGTGCCGAGGTCCAGCAACCGCCCGCGGCCGTCGCGGAGCTGTGCGAAGGTGAAGCCACGTCCGTCGCCGATATCGGGGTTGTACACGCGGAACTGATGCCCGTGATAACGCAGCGCCAGCGGCTGTTCGAGGGTATCAGGCAGGGGGGCGAAGCGGCCGAAATGGGCGATCCATTCCGCGTCGTCGAGCTTGTCCAGGCCGACCTGTGCGGCGGCGCGGTCGTTGCGGAAGCGCAGCCGCGTCTCGGGAAAGCGCGCCGCATCGACGACGTCGTAGAATGGCTCGCCGAGTGCGGTCAGCGGGCGTTCGGGGCGATATGCTTGCGGGTCCACGGCCATGCCGCGATATGGGGGTCGGGCGGCAGAAGGCGCAAGCGATGGCGGAATTTCGTGACATCTACTGGTGGTCGGCCGACGGGCTGCGCCTGCACGCGCACGATTATCCGGGGGCGGCGGACGTGCCGCCGGTGCTGTGCCTGCCGGGGCTGACGCGCAATGCGCGCGACTTCGCCGACGTGGCGCGCACGATCGCCCCCGGGCGGCGGGTGATCGCGCTGGACTTTCGCGGCCGTGGCGAGAGCGGCTATGCCAAGGATCCGATGACCTATGTCCCGCTGACCTATGCGCAGGACGTGGTCGCGCTGCTTGCGGAGCAGGGGATCGAACGGTTCGCCTGCATCGGCACGTCGCTGGGCGGGATCGTGACGATGTTGCTGGCGGGGATGGTGCCGGGGCGGATCACGGGTGCGCTGCTGAACGATGTCGGGCCGGAGATCGAGGCGGCGGGGCTGTCGCGGATCCGCGGCTACGTCGGCAAGCCCAGCACCTGGCCGACGTGGATGCACGCCGCACGCGGAGTGCAGGAGGGCAATGCCGCCGCCTATCCCGACTGGACGATCGAGAAATGGCTGGCGATGGCCAAGCGGCTCTATCGGCTTAATTCGGCCGGGCGGATCGTGCTCGACTACGACATGAAGATCGCGGAGCCGTTCCGTCTGCCGGGCGGTGAGGCGGGGCCGGACATGTGGCGCGCGCTGGCCGGATTGTCCGGGGTGCCGGTGCTGGTGGTGCGCGGGGCGGCCAGCGATATCCTCTCGGCCGATGTCGCGGCGCGGATGGTGGCCGCGCTGGCGGACGCCGCGCTGGTGACGGTGCCGCGGGTCGGCCACGCGCCGATGCTGGACGAGCCGGCGGTGCAACCTGCGTTGCAACACTGGCTGGCGCGCAGCGGGAACCGCGTTGCGGATTGAGGCGCTGTCGCGGTCCTGACGATAGCCGCCGAAGGACCAGCATGACCGACGCCCGCGATACCCACACCGAGGTGCTGCCCCTGAAGGGACGCCGTGCCGCCATCACCGGAGGAACGACCGGGATCGGGCGCGCGATCGCGCGGTTGCTGGCGGCGGAAGGCGCGCATGTGTTCGTCGGCGGGACCGAGCAGGCGCATCTCGATGAGGCGCTGGCGGATATCAGTGCGGTCGGGAACGGCGCGGGCGGGCTCTTCGACCTGTCCGATCCCGACAATGTCGCCGCGTTCCTGGCGGCGGCAGGCGAGGCGATGGGCGGCTACGACATCGTCGTCGCGAACGCCGCGGAGGCCGCATCAGGGCTGACCGAAATGGACGAGGCGGCGGTGCGCCACGCCATCTCGTTGAACTTCACGCAATATCTGCTGCTCGCGCATCGCGCCGCGGACGAGATGGCAGCGGGCGGCGACATCGTGATGATCGGTTCGACCAGCGCCTATGTGCTGGGGCCGCACTCCACGGTCTATGCGGCGATCAAGCACGGATTGCAGGGCTTCTCCATCGCGCTGCGCCGCGAACTGGGCGGCAAGGACATCCGTGTCGCGCTGGTCGAGCCGGGCAAGACCGGTTCCGACATGCAGATGCCCGATATCGATCCGGCGCAGCAACGCGAGCAGATCCGCGCCGGGCAGATGCTGCGCGCCGAGGATATCGCGGTCGGCGTGCAGTACCTGCTGACACAGCCGCGACGCACGGTGATCCAGCGGCTGACGATCAGCCCGCGGGTGCAGGAGGAAGAGTGATGCGCACGTGGCCGCATGATGCGCTGGTCTTCACGCCGCACGACGTGGACCTGTCGCGCTCACCGCTGGCGGGAAAGATCGACGCCGAGACCTATGTGCTGGGCGCGTTCAATCCGGGGATGACGCGGCTGCCGAACGGCAACCTGCTGCTGATGGTGCGGGTCGCCGAGGCGTTGCGCCATCCGGTTCGCGAGCAGCAGATCCATGCGATCCGCTGGGACGATGGCGCTTATGTGCTAGATGCATGGCCGTTGTCGCTGGTCGACACGTCCGATCCGCGCAAGTTCATGATGCGTGGGGCGGGATGGAAGGTGATGGCGCTGACGTCGCTGTCGTGGTTGCTGCCGGTCGAGCTCGACGCCGAGGGGCGCGCCGTGGTGGCGGTGCATTACGACCGCGCGATCGCGCCGCGCACGAGCTATCAATGCTATGGCGTCGAGGACGCGCGGATCAGTCGCGTCGACGGACGCTATTACATGACGACCTGCTCGGTCAGCCCGGAGCGGCATTCGACCACGCTCTATACCAGCGACGATGCGCTCGACTGGACGCTGGAGGGGATCGTCCTGGATCACCAGAACAAGGACATGCTGATCTTCGAAGGGAAGGTGGCGGACAAGTTCTGGGCGCAGACGCGGCCATTGGGGGACCTGTATTTCGCCTATCCGCCGGAAGCGGAATGGCGTGCCGGGCCGTCGATCAATCTGGCGACCTCTCCCGATGCGCTGCACTGGAAGCCGTACGATCAACCCGGCATTCGTCCGCATGCCAAGACGATGGCGACCGCGCGGATGGGCGGCGGGGCGCCGCCGGTCGCGGCCGAGGTCAACGGGCAGCCGGGCTGGCTGTCGCTGTGGCACGGGGTGGAGCCATCGGGCGTGGTCGGCATCTATCGCACGTATTGGACGCTGCTGGACCGCGACGATCCGGCGCGGGCGCTCGCCACGAGCGACGTGCCGCTGCTCGATCCGGCACCCGACCTGCTGAAGCCGCTGGCGGAACTGCTCTACGTCCAGGACGTGGTGTTCACGACCGGGATCGTCGACGGCGGCGCGCATTGGATCGTCGCGAGCGGCGAGGCGGATCTGGCATGCCGGATCACGCACATCCCGAAGGACGCTGTGGACTGACGGGCGTGTTGCGGAGTGGCGGTTTTTTCCGGCGCCCCTGACCGGTGGTATGCGTCACCGGCGCGGTGCGGCCACAGCGGTAGTTCGCCTCGTGAGCACATACGGCGAAGCCCGGGACGACGGTTCGTCCCGGGCTCCACCTGAACCAAGGTCTCAGCGGGTTTCGCGATCGCCCGGGTGGGGATCGCGAAACCCGCCGGAAGATCAGTTGCTGTCGGAATCGTCGTTGTCGTCGACGACGATGATCACGCCGGCGGCGACGACCGCAGCGGCGAGGACCAGACCGATGATGGCGCCCGGTGCGGCGAGCTCGCTCTTGCCCTTGGCGGCGGTGCCGGCGCGTGCCGACTTTGCAACCGACAGCGATGACGCCGGGTTGGAGACCGGCGCGGCCATGGCGGGAGCGGCTGCCAGGGTCATGGCGGCGGCGGCGGCGAACATCGAAGCGATCTTCATCATGGGTCTCCTAAACGGTGTCGAATAAAGAGCACACTCCTTGTCGCGGTTCCGGCGCGATAGGAAGCGGAAGATGATGCGCGGCAGCATTTCGGACGTTATGTGGCGGCTATGTCACAAGCGATGTCCATTTTTTACACTTTCGACGTCTTCGATCCCGATGGTACGGAGCCGTGGAGCCGGCGCGCGGTGCAATTGATGACCGCGTTCGGAGACCGCGCGCGACATGTCGTGGCGGCGCAGGACTGTCGCGGAACATTGCCGCCCGGCGTGCGCGGCGAGCTGGCGCAGGTGGTGCCGCCGCTGACCGGGGCGGTGTCGGTGGCCCGGTACGAAGCGATCGCGCGGGCGATGCGCGGGCACGATCTGGTGCTGAGCCACGGCGCCGGGGCAATCGACGCGGTGATGGCGCGGCGTGCTTTTCCGCGCGATACGCCGCCGATCGTCCATCACGAGGATCCGGCCGCGGCGACGGTCGGCGGCAGCGCGCGACTGTACCGGCGGATCGCGCTCGGCGCCGCCGCGGGACTGGTGGTGAGCGGGACGGCGGCTGCGGAGACGGCGCGCGCGCGGTGGAAGGTGGCGGCCGACCGGGTCCATGCGATCCCGGACGGCGTCGACCTGCCGGCGTATGCGCGTGTGCCGGATGCGAAGGCCGTCGCCGGCTTCCGCCGCAAGCCAAGCGACGTGGTGATCGGCGTGGTTGCCGACCGATCGGGCGCTGACGATATCGCCTTGCTGGTGCGCGCGGTCGCCGGGCTGGCGGCGCGGTTCCGGCTGGTGGTGATCGGCGCCGTGGAAGGCGGCGAAACGCGCGACGCGGTGGAGCGCGCCGCGCTGGCGATGGGGATCGATGACCGGCTGCTGCTGCCGGGCGCGATCGCTCCGGCGGCACGCTATCTCGGCGGGTTCGACGTGCTGCTGCTGCCGATGCGTGGCGGGCCGGCGCCGGCGATCGTGGTGGAGGCGATGGCGGCGGGGTTGCCGGTGATGGCGCTGCGCGGCAGCGGGGCCGAGGGGGTGCTTTCCGCGGAGAATGGTGCGCTGCTGTCGCCGTTCGCGGCCGAGGTGCCGCTGCGGGACGCGCTCCAGCCGCTGGCGACCGACGCGGGGCTTCGCGCGCAGGTGGGCGCGGCGAACCGCGCACGTGCCGCGGCTATGCATGACGGCGCTGCGATGATCGCGCGATCGGCGGCGGTTTACGCCGCCGCGATGGGCAAGCCGGGCATACTCGGCTGAGTCGCATTTTGGTCGCGTCCCGGCCCGATTGCTTTATACGGGGCGCTTCCATCTTTCGTGAAACGGGAAAACGCGTGTTCAAGGGGCTGAAGCCGATCGTCTATGGAGGCCGCGAGGTCTGGCCGCTGGTGGAAGGTGGCAAGGGTGTCGCCGCGACCAATCACGCCTCGGCCGGTGCCTGGGCGGCGGCGGGCGGGATCGGCACCGTTTCGGCAGTGAACGCCGACAGCTATGATCCCGACGGCAAGATCATCCCGCAGATCTATCGTGCGCTGACCCGGCGCGAGCGGCACGAAGAACTGATCGAATATGCGATCGAAGGTGCAGTGCAGCAGGTGCAGCGCGCGTGGGAAATCGCGGGCGGCAAGGGCGCGATCAACATCAACGTGCTGTGGGAAATGGGCGGCGCACCGCGTATCCTGCACGGCGTGCTGGAGCGCACGCGCGGGCTCGTTTCGGGCGTCACCTGCGGCGCGGGGATGCCGTACAAGCTGAGCGAGATCGCCTCGTCCTACAACGTCAGCTATCTGCCGATCGTCAGCAGCGGCCGCGCGTTCCGCGCGCTGTGGAAGCGAGCCTATTCCAAGGCCAGCGAGTGGCTGTCGGCGGTGGTCTACGAGGACCCGTGGCTGGCGGGCGGGCACAATGGCCTGTCGAATGCCGAGGACCCGCTGAAGCCCGAGGATCCCTACCCGCGTGTGAAGGCGCTGCGCGAGACAATGCGCGAGGGCGGGGTGCCCGATACGACCCCGATCGTGATGGCGGGCGGCGTCTGGTACCTGCGCGACTGGAACGACTGGATCGACAATCCGGAGCTGGGGCAGATCGCGTTCCAGTACGGCACGCGGCCGCTGCTGACGCAGGAAAGCCCGATCCCGGAGGGCTGGAAGGCCAAGCTGACGCAGATCGAGGAAGGCGAAGTGCTGCTGCACCGTTTCTCGCCGACCGGCTTCTATTCGTCGGCGGTGCGCAACCCGTTCCTGCGTTCGCTGGAGGCGCGGTCCGACCGGCAGATCGCGTTCTCGACGCAGGAGGCGGGCGACCATGTCTTTCAGCTGGACGTCGGCGTGAAGGGCAAGAACTTCTGGGTGACGCGCGGCGACCTGCTGCGTGCGCGCGAGTGGTTCGGCGCCGGCTTCACCGATGCGCTGAAGACGCCGGACAACACGCTCGTCTTCGTCTCGCCGCAGGAAAAGGGTGAGATCCGCAAGGATCAGGCCGATTGCATGGGTTGCCTGAGCCAGTGCCTGTTCTCGAGCTGGGCGGACACCGAGACGAACTCGACCGGGCGGCTGGCCGATCCGCGCAGCTTCTGCATCCAGAAGACGCTGCAGGATATCGCGCACGGCGGTGATACCGATGCGAACCTGATGTTCGCGGGCCATTCTGCCTATAACTTCAAGCGTGATCCGTTCTATTCGAACGGCTTCGTGCCAACGGTGAAGCAGCTGGTCGATCGCATCCTGACGGGCGACTGAGACGCGGGAGGGGCGGCCTCCGGTTGCGCTGCCCGTGAACCCGTCTGTGCGCCTGCTTACGACGACGTTGTCGCAGGTGGCGGCGGCCTTGCGGTCGGCGCATGACCCGTGGTGGGTAATCGGCAGCGCGGCGGTGTGGCTGCACGGCGTCGGCACCGCGGTATCCGACGTCGACGTGCTGACCAGCGCCAGCGACGCGCGTGCCATGCTGGCGGCGTGGCCGGATGCGGTGATCGGTGCGGCCGGCGAGCGCTTCCGCTCGCAGCCGTACGCGCGATTGCCGGGCCGAGGGCTGCCGATCGAGATAATGGCGGGGCTCGAGGTGCGGGTCGGCCACATCTGGCCGGCGGTGCGGCCGATGACGCGCACGGCACGAGGCGGCGTGTTCGTGCCGGAGCGGGCGGAGCTGGTGGCGATCCTGCGGCTGTTCGGGCGTGACACGGATCTGCGGCGTGCTGCTCTGCTGGAGCGAGGGGTGGTTTAGGTCGGCCCGGCGCTTTGGCCCTGGCCTTGTGCCGGTCCCTTCAGGCAGTGATCGACATCCAGCGTCTTGCGGGTGCCAGGCTGCTCGCGATTGACGATGATCCAGCTGTTCTGGCGAGCCGCGCCGCCACGATCGGGCAGACCAGTCCCCCCTGCTCGTCATCGCGAGCATCGCGACGTAATCCAGCGTTCCGCACGACGCCCTGGCTTGTTTCGATAGCAATGATGGCACTTGCAGGGCGCTGGCGGAATGTCGATTGATCCCGGCACGACTCCGTAGAGCAACGCTTTGCCAGCCACTTGCTTCGACGGGCTCATCATGACGGGGTGGGGCACTGATCGATGCCGATCGACGGTAAGTCTCTACGTTCGACCTAAACGATCCCCTTTGCGGGTTCGCGGCACTGCGCCAGAGTTCCGTCGTTCAGGTCGTTGGGGGATAGTGAGCATCTGTATCGCAACCAGGGTGGCGATCCACGCGAGATGATATCGGATCACGCCGGCTCAGTGTCGCGACATTCGATTCTCCCGAAGCAGAACGGCGCGCCACCGTTCCCGGTGACGCGCCGTTCTTGTCGCTGCTGCGGCGCCGCTCAGTCGACGACGGTGCCGACCACCGCGCCACCGACCCCGCCGACTGCTGCGCCCTTCTCGACGCTGCCACCGGTTGCTGCTGCAACACCGGCGCCACCCGCGCCGCCGATCGCCGCGCCGCGCAGCGTCGAGCACGCCGACATCGACACGGCGGCGGTGACGAGCAGGGCGGACATTGCGATCTTTTTCATGTGTTTGTTTCCTGTGCTGGTGAATGGCGCGTCAATGCGGCGGTGCCGGCAGGGTTCCGAACGGACATGCTTCGTCACGGACGGGCAGTACCTTTGCGCGGCGTGGATTGCGGCACGGGAATGTCGCCGACGCGCGCAGGCAGACCTGCGCGCACGCGACTGGTGGGCCATGATGGAAAACTCCACACCCCCGACCATGCGTCGATCGCGTCCGCAGCGAGGCCGTACGCGGCCCTGACGCTGACAGCGTCCAGGCGGCGGCGATCCATCAGGCGTTATGCCGGGGCTACAGCGAACGTGTCACGGCCGCATCGATCCCGGGCGGCGGGGAGCCGATTTCGCCAGCCCGCGTCAGGCCCAGCCCTCGAGCACCTGGTCGGGCGGGCGATGGCCATCCGCCCACATGCGGATATTGGCGATGACGCGCTCACCGGAGGCGACACGGCCCTCCCACGTCGCCGAGCCCATGTGCGGGGTCATGACGACATTGGAGAGCGCGAGCAGCCGCGGGTCGATTTCGGGTTCGTGGCGCCAGACGTCGAGTCCGGCACCGGCAAGCCGCTTGTCCTCCAAGGCGCGGATCAGCGCATCCTCGTCGAGAATGCCACCGCGGCTGGCGTTGATGACGAAGACGTGGGGGCGTAGCAGCGCGATGCGGCGCGCGTCGATCAGGTCGCGGCTGTCGGCATTGAGCGGGGTGTGGATCGTCAATATGTCGATCGCGCCGAGCAACTCGTCGAGATGTGGGTGCCATTGCGCGTTCAGCTCGGCCTCCACGACTTTCGGCAGCCGCTGACGGTTGTGATAATGAATCGAGAGTCCGAAAGCGCGTGCTCGGCGTGCGACCGCCTGCCCGATGCGACCCATGCCGACGATGCCGAGCGCCTTGCCGCCGATCCGGTAGCCGAGCATCCCGCCCGGGCTCCAGCCCTTCCATTCCCCCGCGCGGACCAGCTTCTCGCCCTCGGCAAGCCGGCGCGGGACGGAGACAATCAGCGCCATCGTCATGTCGGCGGTGTCCTCCGTCAGGACGCCGGGCGTGTTGGTGACGATGATGCCGCGCGCGCGTGCCGCCTTCAGGTCGATGTGATTCACGCCGGCACCGAAATTGGCGATCAGCCGCAGCCGTGGCCCGGCACCCTCGATCAGCGCGGCGTCGATCGTGTCGGTGACCGCGGGCACCAGCACGTCGCATTCCGCCATCGCCGCGGCGAGCGCGTCGCGGCGCATCGGCAGGTCGTCGGGATTGGCGACGACATCGAACAGCTCGTCGAGCCGCCGCATCACGACGTCGGGCAAGGCCCGCGTCACGATCACCTTGGGATGGGCGCAGCGTCGCGGATCGGCCATGCCGAGGGGATTGGCGAAGACGTGCGCGTGCGTCAACGGTTGATGCCGCACGCGAAGCGTGGCTAGAGAGCGACGTGAACAGGGATCATCTCTCGATCGTGGCGATGGCGGCGTGCCTGTCGATCATCGCCCCGTCGCCGGCCGCCGCGGCGAGCGAGCCGAAGAAGCCACCCTTTACCGGGTCGATCGCCGCATCGCGCGCGCGGATGCGGACCGGGCCGGGGCGCAACTTCCCCGCCAGCTGGATCTACGTGCGTCCCGACCTGCCGGTGCGCGTGCTGGAGGCCTTCAAGGAATGGCGGCGGGTCGAGGACCCGGACGGGACGCAGGGGTGGATGCTCAACGCGCTGCTGAGCAGCACGCGGACCGCGATCGTGCGCGGGACCGAGCCGGCCGAACTGCACGATCGGCCGGGCGGGCCGACGATCGTCTGGCGCGCGCAGCCGGGCGTCGTCGGGCGGATCACGCGCTGCGGCAACGGATGGTGCCGGTTCGATGTGAAGGGGCAGGCGGGATTCATCCAGACCGATCGCATCTGGGGTGTCGAAATGTCGGAGCGACTGCCATGACTTTCCGGCTTGACGGGTTCGACCTCGACGCATTCGTCGCGGCGACGCTGGCAGAGGATCTGGGGCCGGAGGGTGCAGGAGGGGGCGGCGACGTCACATCCGCCGCCGTGATCCCGGCCAGCGCGCGGTTCGAGGCGGTGATGGACAGCCGCGACGCGATCACGGTGTGCGGGCTGGAGATCGCGGCGGCGTTCTTCCGGCACCTCGACGCGAACGCCATGGTCGAGATGCTGGTGCGCGACGGCGCACGGGTGCCGGGCGGGACGGCGTTGATGCGCGTCACCGGCAACGCG
The genomic region above belongs to Sphingomonas phyllosphaerae 5.2 and contains:
- a CDS encoding NAD(P)H-dependent flavin oxidoreductase, yielding MFKGLKPIVYGGREVWPLVEGGKGVAATNHASAGAWAAAGGIGTVSAVNADSYDPDGKIIPQIYRALTRRERHEELIEYAIEGAVQQVQRAWEIAGGKGAININVLWEMGGAPRILHGVLERTRGLVSGVTCGAGMPYKLSEIASSYNVSYLPIVSSGRAFRALWKRAYSKASEWLSAVVYEDPWLAGGHNGLSNAEDPLKPEDPYPRVKALRETMREGGVPDTTPIVMAGGVWYLRDWNDWIDNPELGQIAFQYGTRPLLTQESPIPEGWKAKLTQIEEGEVLLHRFSPTGFYSSAVRNPFLRSLEARSDRQIAFSTQEAGDHVFQLDVGVKGKNFWVTRGDLLRAREWFGAGFTDALKTPDNTLVFVSPQEKGEIRKDQADCMGCLSQCLFSSWADTETNSTGRLADPRSFCIQKTLQDIAHGGDTDANLMFAGHSAYNFKRDPFYSNGFVPTVKQLVDRILTGD
- a CDS encoding 2-hydroxyacid dehydrogenase: MADPRRCAHPKVIVTRALPDVVMRRLDELFDVVANPDDLPMRRDALAAAMAECDVLVPAVTDTIDAALIEGAGPRLRLIANFGAGVNHIDLKAARARGIIVTNTPGVLTEDTADMTMALIVSVPRRLAEGEKLVRAGEWKGWSPGGMLGYRIGGKALGIVGMGRIGQAVARRARAFGLSIHYHNRQRLPKVVEAELNAQWHPHLDELLGAIDILTIHTPLNADSRDLIDARRIALLRPHVFVINASRGGILDEDALIRALEDKRLAGAGLDVWRHEPEIDPRLLALSNVVMTPHMGSATWEGRVASGERVIANIRMWADGHRPPDQVLEGWA
- a CDS encoding SH3 domain-containing protein; amino-acid sequence: MNRDHLSIVAMAACLSIIAPSPAAAASEPKKPPFTGSIAASRARMRTGPGRNFPASWIYVRPDLPVRVLEAFKEWRRVEDPDGTQGWMLNALLSSTRTAIVRGTEPAELHDRPGGPTIVWRAQPGVVGRITRCGNGWCRFDVKGQAGFIQTDRIWGVEMSERLP